A single Clostridium sp. AN503 DNA region contains:
- a CDS encoding FMN-binding protein encodes MKKSFVLALCGAAAFSLAACGGKTASTPETTAPATTAGTEAAAGETLTGTAEGFGGEVAVTLTSVDGKITECKITGDKETPDIGGKALPELEKQVVAAGGPEIDGVSGATVTGDAVKKAVASAMGIEAKEEEKETKAPETAAPAALVPIDGGLQIGQVYTAAHGTSCFTEAVAVVQDDVIVAAYIDEFQFLDKGDDVIGVPNSDADFAAGYAEGKVLASKRENADYYSKMMAEMGGSTVTIDGNYDVIQDFVVGKTIDEVKAIAGKDDAVDAVSGATLADTAGYLNAIAEAAETAQKTQAVEFTGDSSALKLNVAYAAAHGTKCFTTAAALTDGENILLSYIDDFQFTSADADVTGVPNSDEKFSEGIAEGNVLISKRVNTGYYSKNMAEKGGSTITIDKNFDAIQNHINGMKVAEVTDLAGSEAPVDAISGATLVDTAGYLNAVLKAAGK; translated from the coding sequence ATGAAAAAAAGTTTTGTACTGGCACTTTGCGGCGCTGCGGCGTTCAGCCTTGCAGCATGCGGCGGCAAAACAGCATCCACACCTGAGACCACTGCACCAGCCACTACTGCCGGCACAGAAGCCGCAGCAGGCGAGACCCTGACCGGTACCGCAGAGGGCTTTGGAGGAGAAGTAGCCGTTACCCTCACAAGTGTTGACGGCAAGATCACAGAATGTAAGATCACAGGCGACAAGGAAACCCCGGATATCGGCGGCAAGGCGCTGCCGGAGCTGGAGAAGCAGGTCGTTGCGGCGGGCGGTCCGGAGATTGACGGCGTGTCCGGCGCTACTGTTACCGGCGATGCGGTTAAAAAGGCAGTCGCCTCTGCCATGGGCATAGAAGCAAAAGAAGAAGAAAAAGAGACAAAGGCGCCCGAGACCGCCGCACCGGCTGCTCTGGTCCCGATCGACGGCGGACTTCAGATCGGCCAGGTTTACACAGCAGCACACGGCACAAGCTGCTTTACCGAGGCGGTAGCAGTCGTGCAGGATGACGTGATCGTAGCGGCGTACATTGATGAGTTCCAGTTCCTGGACAAGGGAGATGATGTCATCGGCGTACCGAACAGCGATGCAGATTTCGCTGCCGGATATGCAGAAGGCAAGGTTCTCGCTTCCAAGAGGGAAAACGCGGACTATTACAGCAAAATGATGGCAGAGATGGGTGGATCCACCGTTACGATCGACGGGAACTACGATGTGATCCAGGATTTCGTGGTGGGCAAGACCATTGATGAAGTAAAAGCCATCGCAGGTAAGGATGATGCCGTAGACGCAGTTTCCGGCGCCACCCTGGCAGACACCGCCGGCTATCTGAATGCGATCGCAGAGGCTGCAGAAACTGCTCAGAAAACCCAGGCAGTCGAATTCACCGGCGATTCTTCCGCGCTGAAGCTGAATGTAGCATACGCAGCCGCCCACGGAACCAAATGCTTTACCACGGCGGCAGCTCTGACCGATGGAGAGAACATCCTGTTAAGCTACATAGACGATTTCCAGTTTACCAGCGCAGATGCCGACGTAACTGGCGTCCCCAACAGCGATGAAAAATTCAGCGAAGGCATTGCAGAAGGCAATGTCCTCATCTCCAAACGTGTGAACACCGGCTACTACAGCAAGAACATGGCAGAAAAAGGCGGCTCCACGATCACCATCGACAAGAACTTTGATGCGATCCAG